CAGGAATTCGAGTCGCAAAAATCTTCACGGGCGCTCCGGTTTGATGCGGAAAAACGTAATCAAGACGGCGAGCGCAAACAGCAGATAGCCTGTAGTGAAAACCCAAGCAGGAAAATTATAATAAAGAATCCTGCCGACCCAGTGCTGGACAAAGCTGGCGTGCGTCGCGCTGCCGCGCAGCGCATCTTCCCACGCCGTCAAAGGACAGACCATCCCCACAACGGATTCCCCCGCGACAAAGAGTATTGCGGCAAGATGGGTGAGGCGGAACCAGAAGTTGCGCACCCAGCGCCAGCGCAAAGCCGCGCCGATCCAGATCAGGAACAGCCCAAAGACAACAAACAGCACGAAACCAAAATGAACAACAAGAATAAAGTCGGCAAGCTCGGTCACGGAGTTGTTACGGGGTAATCATCGGACGTCGCGGATCGCTGCACCATTCGCTCCACGACCCCGGATAAAGCTTTGAACCGCGAAGGCC
This genomic window from Burkholderiales bacterium contains:
- a CDS encoding DUF2784 domain-containing protein, with product MTELADFILVVHFGFVLFVVFGLFLIWIGAALRWRWVRNFWFRLTHLAAILFVAGESVVGMVCPLTAWEDALRGSATHASFVQHWVGRILYYNFPAWVFTTGYLLFALAVLITFFRIKPERP